The Eriocheir sinensis breed Jianghai 21 chromosome 49, ASM2467909v1, whole genome shotgun sequence genome has a segment encoding these proteins:
- the LOC126981921 gene encoding uncharacterized protein LOC126981921 isoform X2: MWYWCAGYPFTGSLVTYTPRSFSASVVDSGVFPMWYWCAGYPFTGSLVTYTPRSFSASVVDSGVFPMWHWCAGYPFTGSLVTYTPRSFSASVVDSGVFPMWYWCAGYPFTGSLVTYTPRSFSASVVDSGVFPMWYWCAGYPFTGSLVTYTPRSFSASVVDSGVFPMWYWCAGYPFTGSLVTYTPRSFSGSVVDSGVFPMWYWCAGYPFTGSLVYTPRSFSCSVVDSGVFPMWYWCAGYPFTGSLVTYTPRSFSASVVDSGVFPMWYWCAGYPFTGSLVTYTPRSFSASVVDSGVFPMWYWCAGYPLPRCRTLNFSSLNCSSHFLFHPCSLVRSSCRKSAVKWLTLWCGHFRCLPPDTSTHVLLGWGN; encoded by the exons atgtggtattggtgtgctggatatcccttcactggtagcctggtaacatacactcccaggtctttctctgcctctgtggtggatagtggagtgtttcccatgtggtattggtgtgctggatatcccttcactggtagcctggtaacatacactcccaggtctttctctgcctctgtggtggatagtggagtgtttcccatgtggcattggtgtgctggatatcccttcactggtagcctggtaacatacactcccaggtctttctctgcctctgtggtggatagtggagtgtttcccatgtggtattggtgtgctggatatcccttcactggtagcctggtaacatacactcccag gtccttctctgcctctgtggtggatagtggagtgtttcccatgtggtattggtgtgctggatatcccttcactggtagcctggtaacatacactcccaggtctttctctgcctctgtggtggatagtggagtgtttcccatgtggtattggtgtgctggatatcccttcactggtagcctggtaacatacactcccaggtctttctctggctctgtggtggatagtggagtgtttcccatgtggtattggtgtgctggatatcccttcactggtagcctggtatacactcccaggtctttctcttgctctgtggtggatagtggagtgtttcccatgtggtattggtgtgctggatatcccttcactggtagcctggtaacatacactcccaggtctttctctgcctctgtggtggatagtggagtgtttcccatgtggtattggtgtgctggatatcccttcactggtagcctggtaacatacactcccag gtctttctctgcctctgtggtggatagtggagtgtttcccatgtggtattggtgtgctggatatcccctcccaaggtgcaggactttaaatttttcttcactgaattgtagcagccactttttgttccacccctgtagcttggtgaggtcttcttgtaggaaatccgcagtcaagtggTTAACTCTGTGGTGTGGACACTTCCGTTGCCTGCCACCAGACACCAGCACGCATGTTCTTTTGGGGTGGGGAAATTAA
- the LOC126981921 gene encoding uncharacterized protein LOC126981921 isoform X3, producing the protein MWYWCAGYPFTGSLVTYTPRSFSASVVDSGVFPMWYWCAGYPFTGSLVTYTPRSFSASVVDSGVFPMWHWCAGYPFTGSLVTYTPRSFSASVVDSGVFPMWYWCAGYPFTGSLVTYTPRSFSASVVDSGVFPMWYWCAGYPFTGSLVTYTPRSFSGSVVDSGVFPMWYWCAGYPFTGSLVYTPRSFSCSVVDSGVFPMWYWCAGYPFTGSLVTYTPRSFSASVVDSGVFPMWYWCAGYPFTGSLVTYTPRSFSASVVDSGVFPMWYWCAGYPFTGSLVTYTPRSFSASVVDSGVFPMWYWCAGYPLPRCRTLNFSSLNCSSHFLFHPCSLVRSSCRKSAVKWLTLWCGHFRCLPPDTSTHVLLGWGN; encoded by the exons atgtggtattggtgtgctggatatcccttcactggtagcctggtaacatacactcccaggtctttctctgcctctgtggtggatagtggagtgtttcccatgtggtattggtgtgctggatatcccttcactggtagcctggtaacatacactcccaggtctttctctgcctctgtggtggatagtggagtgtttcccatgtggcattggtgtgctggatatcccttcactggtagcctggtaacatacactcccag gtccttctctgcctctgtggtggatagtggagtgtttcccatgtggtattggtgtgctggatatcccttcactggtagcctggtaacatacactcccaggtctttctctgcctctgtggtggatagtggagtgtttcccatgtggtattggtgtgctggatatcccttcactggtagcctggtaacatacactcccaggtctttctctggctctgtggtggatagtggagtgtttcccatgtggtattggtgtgctggatatcccttcactggtagcctggtatacactcccaggtctttctcttgctctgtggtggatagtggagtgtttcccatgtggtattggtgtgctggatatcccttcactggtagcctggtaacatacactcccaggtctttctctgcctctgtggtggatagtggagtgtttcccatgtggtattggtgtgctggatatcccttcactggtagcctggtaacatacactcccaggtctttctctgcctctgtggtggatagtggagtgtttcccatgtggtattggtgtgctggatatcccttcactggtagcctggtaacatacactcccag gtctttctctgcctctgtggtggatagtggagtgtttcccatgtggtattggtgtgctggatatcccctcccaaggtgcaggactttaaatttttcttcactgaattgtagcagccactttttgttccacccctgtagcttggtgaggtcttcttgtaggaaatccgcagtcaagtggTTAACTCTGTGGTGTGGACACTTCCGTTGCCTGCCACCAGACACCAGCACGCATGTTCTTTTGGGGTGGGGAAATTAA
- the LOC126981921 gene encoding uncharacterized protein LOC126981921 isoform X4, translated as MWYWCAGYPFTGSLVTYTPRSFSASVVDSGVFPMWYWCAGYPFTGSLVTYTPRSFSASVVDSGVFPMWHWCAGYPFTGSLVTYTPRSFSASVVDSGVFPMWYWCAGYPFTGSLVTYTPRSFSASVVDSGVFPMWYWCAGYPFTGSLVTYTPRSFSASVVDSGVFPMWYWCAGYPFTGSLVTYTPRSFSASVVDSGVFPMWYWCAGYPFTGSLVTYTPRSFSASVVDSGVFPMWYWCAGYPFTGSLVTYTPRSFSASVVDSGVFPMWYWCAGYPLPRCRTLNFSSLNCSSHFLFHPCSLVRSSCRKSAVKWLTLWCGHFRCLPPDTSTHVLLGWGN; from the exons atgtggtattggtgtgctggatatcccttcactggtagcctggtaacatacactcccaggtctttctctgcctctgtggtggatagtggagtgtttcccatgtggtattggtgtgctggatatcccttcactggtagcctggtaacatacactcccaggtctttctctgcctctgtggtggatagtggagtgtttcccatgtggcattggtgtgctggatatcccttcactggtagcctggtaacatacactcccaggtctttctctgcctctgtggtggatagtggagtgtttcccatgtggtattggtgtgctggatatcccttcactggtagcctggtaacatacactcccag gtccttctctgcctctgtggtggatagtggagtgtttcccatgtggtattggtgtgctggatatcccttcactggtagcctggtaacatacactcccaggtctttctctgcctctgtggtggatagtggagtgtttcccatgtggtattggtgtgctggatatcccttcactggtagcctggtaacatacactcccag gtctttctctgcctctgtggtggatagtggagtgtttcccatgtggtattggtgtgctggatatcccttcactggtagcctggtaacatacactcccaggtctttctctgcctctgtggtggatagtggagtgtttcccatgtggtattggtgtgctggatatcccttcactggtagcctggtaacatacactcccag gtctttctctgcctctgtggtggatagtggagtgtttcccatgtggtattggtgtgctggatatcccctcccaaggtgcaggactttaaatttttcttcactgaattgtagcagccactttttgttccacccctgtagcttggtgaggtcttcttgtaggaaatccgcagtcaagtggTTAACTCTGTGGTGTGGACACTTCCGTTGCCTGCCACCAGACACCAGCACGCATGTTCTTTTGGGGTGGGGAAATTAA
- the LOC126981921 gene encoding uncharacterized protein LOC126981921 isoform X1 has translation MWYWCAGYPFTGSLVTYTPRSFSASVVDSGVFPMWYWCAGYPFTGSLVTYTPRSFSASVVDSGVFPMWHWCAGYPFTGSLVTYTPRSFSASVVDSGVFPMWYWCAGYPFTGSLVTYTPRSFSASVVDSGVFPMWYWCAGYPFTGSLVTYTPRSFSASVVDSGVFPMWYWCAGYPFTGSLVTYTPRSFSGSVVDSGVFPMWYWCAGYPFTGSLVYTPRSFSCSVVDSGVFPMWYWCAGYPFTGSLVTYTPRSFSASVVDSGVFPMWYWCAGYPFTGSLVTYTPRSFSASVVDSGVFPMWYWCAGYPFTGSLVTYTPRSFSASVVDSGVFPMWYWCAGYPLPRCRTLNFSSLNCSSHFLFHPCSLVRSSCRKSAVKWLTLWCGHFRCLPPDTSTHVLLGWGN, from the exons atgtggtattggtgtgctggatatcccttcactggtagcctggtaacatacactcccaggtctttctctgcctctgtggtggatagtggagtgtttcccatgtggtattggtgtgctggatatcccttcactggtagcctggtaacatacactcccaggtctttctctgcctctgtggtggatagtggagtgtttcccatgtggcattggtgtgctggatatcccttcactggtagcctggtaacatacactcccaggtctttctctgcctctgtggtggatagtggagtgtttcccatgtggtattggtgtgctggatatcccttcactggtagcctggtaacatacactcccag gtccttctctgcctctgtggtggatagtggagtgtttcccatgtggtattggtgtgctggatatcccttcactggtagcctggtaacatacactcccaggtctttctctgcctctgtggtggatagtggagtgtttcccatgtggtattggtgtgctggatatcccttcactggtagcctggtaacatacactcccaggtctttctctggctctgtggtggatagtggagtgtttcccatgtggtattggtgtgctggatatcccttcactggtagcctggtatacactcccaggtctttctcttgctctgtggtggatagtggagtgtttcccatgtggtattggtgtgctggatatcccttcactggtagcctggtaacatacactcccaggtctttctctgcctctgtggtggatagtggagtgtttcccatgtggtattggtgtgctggatatcccttcactggtagcctggtaacatacactcccaggtctttctctgcctctgtggtggatagtggagtgtttcccatgtggtattggtgtgctggatatcccttcactggtagcctggtaacatacactcccag gtctttctctgcctctgtggtggatagtggagtgtttcccatgtggtattggtgtgctggatatcccctcccaaggtgcaggactttaaatttttcttcactgaattgtagcagccactttttgttccacccctgtagcttggtgaggtcttcttgtaggaaatccgcagtcaagtggTTAACTCTGTGGTGTGGACACTTCCGTTGCCTGCCACCAGACACCAGCACGCATGTTCTTTTGGGGTGGGGAAATTAA
- the LOC126981921 gene encoding uncharacterized protein LOC126981921 isoform X5, with amino-acid sequence MWYWCAGYPFTGSLVTYTPRSFSASVVDSGVFPMWYWCAGYPFTGSLVTYTPRSFSASVVDSGVFPMWYWCAGYPFTGSLVTYTPRSFSASVVDSGVFPMWYWCAGYPFTGSLVTYTPRSFSGSVVDSGVFPMWYWCAGYPFTGSLVYTPRSFSCSVVDSGVFPMWYWCAGYPFTGSLVTYTPRSFSASVVDSGVFPMWYWCAGYPFTGSLVTYTPRSFSASVVDSGVFPMWYWCAGYPFTGSLVTYTPRSFSASVVDSGVFPMWYWCAGYPLPRCRTLNFSSLNCSSHFLFHPCSLVRSSCRKSAVKWLTLWCGHFRCLPPDTSTHVLLGWGN; translated from the exons atgtggtattggtgtgctggatatcccttcactggtagcctggtaacatacactcccaggtctttctctgcctctgtggtggatagtggagtgtttcccatgtggtattggtgtgctggatatcccttcactggtagcctggtaacatacactcccag gtccttctctgcctctgtggtggatagtggagtgtttcccatgtggtattggtgtgctggatatcccttcactggtagcctggtaacatacactcccaggtctttctctgcctctgtggtggatagtggagtgtttcccatgtggtattggtgtgctggatatcccttcactggtagcctggtaacatacactcccaggtctttctctggctctgtggtggatagtggagtgtttcccatgtggtattggtgtgctggatatcccttcactggtagcctggtatacactcccaggtctttctcttgctctgtggtggatagtggagtgtttcccatgtggtattggtgtgctggatatcccttcactggtagcctggtaacatacactcccaggtctttctctgcctctgtggtggatagtggagtgtttcccatgtggtattggtgtgctggatatcccttcactggtagcctggtaacatacactcccaggtctttctctgcctctgtggtggatagtggagtgtttcccatgtggtattggtgtgctggatatcccttcactggtagcctggtaacatacactcccag gtctttctctgcctctgtggtggatagtggagtgtttcccatgtggtattggtgtgctggatatcccctcccaaggtgcaggactttaaatttttcttcactgaattgtagcagccactttttgttccacccctgtagcttggtgaggtcttcttgtaggaaatccgcagtcaagtggTTAACTCTGTGGTGTGGACACTTCCGTTGCCTGCCACCAGACACCAGCACGCATGTTCTTTTGGGGTGGGGAAATTAA
- the LOC126981921 gene encoding uncharacterized protein LOC126981921 isoform X6, producing the protein MWYWCAGYPFTGSLVTYTPRSFSASVVDSGVFPMWYWCAGYPFTGSLVTYTPRSFSASVVDSGVFPMWYWCAGYPFTGSLVTYTPRSFSGSVVDSGVFPMWYWCAGYPFTGSLVYTPRSFSCSVVDSGVFPMWYWCAGYPFTGSLVTYTPRSFSASVVDSGVFPMWYWCAGYPFTGSLVTYTPRSFSASVVDSGVFPMWYWCAGYPFTGSLVTYTPRSFSASVVDSGVFPMWYWCAGYPLPRCRTLNFSSLNCSSHFLFHPCSLVRSSCRKSAVKWLTLWCGHFRCLPPDTSTHVLLGWGN; encoded by the exons atgtggtattggtgtgctggatatcccttcactggtagcctggtaacatacactcccag gtccttctctgcctctgtggtggatagtggagtgtttcccatgtggtattggtgtgctggatatcccttcactggtagcctggtaacatacactcccaggtctttctctgcctctgtggtggatagtggagtgtttcccatgtggtattggtgtgctggatatcccttcactggtagcctggtaacatacactcccaggtctttctctggctctgtggtggatagtggagtgtttcccatgtggtattggtgtgctggatatcccttcactggtagcctggtatacactcccaggtctttctcttgctctgtggtggatagtggagtgtttcccatgtggtattggtgtgctggatatcccttcactggtagcctggtaacatacactcccaggtctttctctgcctctgtggtggatagtggagtgtttcccatgtggtattggtgtgctggatatcccttcactggtagcctggtaacatacactcccaggtctttctctgcctctgtggtggatagtggagtgtttcccatgtggtattggtgtgctggatatcccttcactggtagcctggtaacatacactcccag gtctttctctgcctctgtggtggatagtggagtgtttcccatgtggtattggtgtgctggatatcccctcccaaggtgcaggactttaaatttttcttcactgaattgtagcagccactttttgttccacccctgtagcttggtgaggtcttcttgtaggaaatccgcagtcaagtggTTAACTCTGTGGTGTGGACACTTCCGTTGCCTGCCACCAGACACCAGCACGCATGTTCTTTTGGGGTGGGGAAATTAA